The following coding sequences are from one Macaca nemestrina isolate mMacNem1 chromosome 1, mMacNem.hap1, whole genome shotgun sequence window:
- the LOC105482801 gene encoding LOW QUALITY PROTEIN: COP9 signalosome complex subunit 6 (The sequence of the model RefSeq protein was modified relative to this genomic sequence to represent the inferred CDS: substituted 1 base at 1 genomic stop codon), with product MAAAAAAAATNGTRGSSGMEVDAAVVPSVMPSGVTGSVSVALHPLVILNMSDYWICMRSQEGRPVTGALIGKQEGRNIEVMNYFELLSHTVEEKIIIDKEYYYTKEEQFKQVFKELEFLGXYTTGGPPDPSDIHVHKQVCEIIESPLFLKLNPMTKHTDLPVSVFESANDIIKGEATMLFAELTYTLATEEAERIGVDHVARMTATGSGENSTVAEHLIAQHSAIKMLHSRVKLILEYVKASEAGEVPFNHEILREAYALRHCLPVLSTDKFKTDFYDQCNDVGLMAYLGTITKTCNTMNQFVNKFNVLYDRQGIGRRMRRLFF from the coding sequence atggcggcggcggcggcggctgcagcTACAAACGGGACCAGAGGGAGCAGCGGGATGGAGGTGGATGCAGCAGTAGTTCCCAGCGTGATGCCCTCTGGAGTGACTGGGAGTGTTTCCGTCGCTCTCCATCCCCTTGTCATTCTCAACATGTCTGACTACTGGATCTGCATGCGCTCCCAGGAGGGGCGGCCTGTGACTGGGGCTTTGATTGGCAAGCAGGAAGGCCGAAATATCGAAGTGATGAACTACTTTGAGCTGCTGTCCCACACCGTGGAAGAGAAGATTATCATTGACAAGGAATATTATTACACCAAGGAGGAGCAGTTTAAACAGGTGTTCAAGGAGCTGGAGTTTCTGGGTTAGTATACCACAGGGGGGCCACCTGACCCCTCGGACATCCACGTCCATAAGCAGGTGTGTGAGATCATCGAGAGCCCCCTCTTTCTGAAGCTGAACCCTATGACCAAGCACACAGATCTTCCTGTCAGCGTTTTTGAGTCTGCCAACGATATAATCAAGGGAGAGGCCACAATGCTGTTTGCTGAGCTGACCTACACTCTGGCCACAGAGGAAGCGGAACGCATTGGTGTAGACCACGTAGCCCGAATGACAGCAACAGGCAGTGGAGAGAACTCCACTGTGGCCGAACACCTGATAGCACAGCACAGCGCCATCAAGATGCTGCACAGCCGCGTCAAGCTCATCTTGGAGTACGTCAAGGCCTCTGAAGCAGGAGAGGTCCCCTTTAATCATGAGATCCTGCGGGAGGCCTATGCTCTGCGTCACTGCCTTCCGGTGCTCAGCACAGACAAGTTCAAGACAGATTTTTATGATCAATGCAACGACGTGGGGCTCATGGCCTACCTCGGCACCATCACCAAAACATGTAACACCATGAACCAGTTTGTGAACAAGTTCAACGTCCTCTACGATCGACAAGGCATAGGCAGGCGAATGCGCAGGCTCTTCTTCTGA